Proteins encoded within one genomic window of Brassica rapa cultivar Chiifu-401-42 chromosome A09, CAAS_Brap_v3.01, whole genome shotgun sequence:
- the LOC103841080 gene encoding probable disease resistance protein At4g19520 yields MVEVYISFDRCEDKVRYSFISHLSAAFHRRGISSYIGGSDPKSDGLSKGDMEKSKACVVVFSEKYSSSKPCLEELVKVSERRGYEGGHAVVPVFYRATKSSVKKLIWKSSDLTSERRSALLEVVDLPGHESYVTQSESDLVEEIVADVREKLNTTENIGVYPKLLRIENLLQPCGVCRIGLWGMAGIGKTTLAEAIFDQMSGGYEASCFIKDFNKKFHEKGLHCLLEEHFGKTLREEFGVNSLITRPVLLRNVLGQKRVLVVLDDVRKALDAELFLGGFNWFCPGSLIIITSRDKQVFSLCQVKQIYEVPGLNEDEAQQLFSRFAFGKDIKHENLQKLLPKVIEYADGNPLALKYYGRKTRDNPKEVENAFLTLEQSPPHEIYDAVKSTYDLLSSNEKNIFLDIVCLFRGESIDYVMHLLEGCGFFPRVGINVLVEKCLVSISQGKVVMHNLIQDIGRKLINRRKRRSRLWKPSSIKHFLEDKNVLGSEDIEAISLDPSDLNFDLNPMAFEKMYNLRYLKICSSKPGSYSTIHLPKGLKSLPDELRLLHWENFPLLSLPQGFDLMNLVILNMCSSKLQRLWEGTKELEMLKRIKLCHSRKLVDIQELENARNIEVIDLQGCTRLEKFIDTGHFHHLRVINLSGCINIKVFPKVPPKIEELYLKQTAIRSIPTVALSSQDNIITYHHGGHKFFDLEDSIMVYLEHLKVLDLSRCIELEDIQVIPKNLKKLYLGGTSIQELPSLVHLSELVVLDLENCKQLQKIPLRLSTLTSLAVLNLSGCSELEDIEDLNLPRNLEELYLAGTAIQEVPSSIRHLSGLVILDLQNCKRLRRLPMEISNLKSLVTLKLPRLFTVETGMSNLISAFNENVCQRQDYLPQPRLLPSSRLLHGLVPRLYALVSLSLCNASLMHIPEEICSLPTVMVLDLSRNGFRKIPESIKQLCKLHSLRLRHCRNLRSLPELPQSLKILNVHGCVSLESVSWASEQFPSHYTFNNCFNKSREVARKRVAKGLAKVASIGKEHEQELIKALAFSICAPADANQTSSYNLRTGSFAVLEITSSLRNTLLGFAIFVVVTFMDDSHNNDGLGVRCISTWKSKRKVISKVEKVFRCWGPREAPEIQRDHMFVFYEYAEMHRSVGGGEGNESSVLADQVEFEFQAVSGRNKVLGGSCMVSECDVCVITAATGAASLSVISASKDMSLSKKHSPKLSSLLGKLRFRRTGRFVGCACLE; encoded by the exons ATGGTGGAAGTGTACATCAGCTTCGATAGATGTGAGGATAAGGTGCGGTACTCCTTCATCAGCCACCTCTCCGCCGCTTTTCACCGCAGAGGAATATCCTCTTACATCGGCGGATCCGATCCGAAAAGCGATGGATTATCCAAGGGAGACATGGAGAAATCGAAAGCTTGTGTGGTGGTTTTCTCTGAGAAATACTCGTCATCCAAGCCGTGCCTGGAGGAGCTCGTCAAGGTTTCCGAACGCCGGGGATATGAAGGCGGTCACGCGGTGGTTCCGGTGTTTTACAGAGCCACCAAGTCGTCTGTGAAGAAACTGATCTGGAAATCGAGCGATCTTACGAGTGAACGGCGAAGCGCTCTGTTAGAAGTGGTGGACTTACCAGGGCACGAATCATATGTAACGCAAAG TGAGTCAGACCTTGTAGAAGAGATTGTCGCTGACGTGCGTGAAAAGCTAAATACCACAGAaaatattggtgtttatccaaAGTTGCTGCGGATAGAAAACTTGCTTCAACCATGTGGAGTTTGTAGGATAGGACTATGGGGTATGGCCGGCATAGGGAAGACAACACTTGCTGAAGCTATCTTTGACCAAATGTCTGGTGGTTATGAGGCTTCTTGCTTCATCAAAGATTTTAACAAGAAGTTTCATGAAAAGGGACTTCACTGTCTGTTGGAGGAACACTTTGGGAAAACTCTTAGGGAAGAGTTTGGCGTGAATAGTTTAATTACAAGACCAGTCCTCCTTAGAAACGTTTTAGGGCAGAAAAGAGTTCTTGTTGTTCTTGATGATGTCCGCAAGGCTCTAGATGCAGAGTTGTTTCTTGGAGGGTTTAACTGGTTTTGTCCAGGGAGTTTGATTATCATAACCTCAAGAGATAAACAAGTGTTTTCTCTTTGTCAAGTGAAGCAAATCTACGAGGTTCCTGGTTTGAATGAGGACGAGGCTCAACAGCTATTCTCGCGCTTTGCATTTGGAAAGGACATCAAACATGAGAATCTACAGAAACTATTACCCAAAGTGATTGAATATGCAGATGGTAATCCTTTAGCTCTAAAGTATTATGGGAGAAAGACGAGGGATAATCCAAAAGAAGTTGAGAACGCATTCCTCACGCTCGAGCAATCTCCTCCACATGAGATTTATGACGCAGTCAAGAGCACATATGACTTACTTAGTTCCAACGAGAAGAACATCTTTCTTGACATTGTTTGTCTATTCAGGGGAGAAAGCATCGACTATGTGATGCATCTCCTTGAGGGCTGTGGTTTCTTTCCACGTGTTGGAATCAATGTTCTTGTTGAGAAATGTTTGGTGAGTATCTCACAAGGCAAGGTAGTAATGCATAATCTGATCCAAGACATAGGTCGCAAATTAATCAATAGAAGAAAGAGACGTTCCAGACTATGGAAACCATCGAGCATTAAGCATTTTCTGGAGGACAAAAACGTCTTG GGAAGTGAAGACATTGAAGCCATATCTCTGGACCCATCTGACTTAAACTTTGATCTCAACCCTATGGCGTTTGAGAAAATGTACAATCTTAGATATCTGAAGATTTGCAGTTCCAAACCTGGAAGCTATTCTACAATACACCTCCCCAAGGGACTTAAATCTCTACCAGATGAGTTAAGGTTATTGCACTGGGAAAATTTCCCATTGTTGTCCTTACCACAAGGTTTTGACCTTATGAATCTTGTTATACTTAACATGTGCTCCAGTAAACTTCAGAGACTTTGGGAAGGAACCAAG GAACTTGAGATGCTGAAGAGGATCAAGCTTTGTCATTCACGAAAGCTAGTTGATATTCAAGAACTTGAAAATGCTCGAAACATTGAGGTTATTGATCTTCAAGGTTGTACAAGACTAGAAAAATTTATAGACACAGGCCATTTCCATCATCTCCGGGTGATAAATCTATCTGGTTGCATAAATATCAAAGTTTTCCCAAAGGTTCCACCTAAGATTGAGGAGTTGTATCTCAAACAAACTGCCATAAGATCAATACCAACCGTGGCCCTCTCTTCACAAGATAACATAATTACTTATCATCATGGGGGTCACAAGTTCTTTGATCTTGAAGACTCAATCATGGTTTATTTGGAACACCTCAAAGTTCTTGATCTGTCTCGTTGCATAGAGCTTGAGGATATTCAGGTTATCCCAAAGAATCTTAAAAAGCTATACCTTGGTGGCACCAGCATTCAAGAACTGCCTTCCCTGGTGCATCTCTCTGAACTTGTTGTGTTAGATTTGGAGAACTGCAAACAGCTTCAAAAGATACCATTGAGATTGAGTACATTGACTTCTCTTGCGGTACTTAATCTCTCTGGATGCTCAGAGCTTGAAGACATTGAAGATCTCAACCTCCCAAGAAACTTGGAAGAGTTATATCTTGCTGGCACAGCTATACAAGAAGTGCCCTCGTCAATCAGACATCTATCAGGACTTGTCATATTAGATTTGCAGAACTGCAAGAGGCTTCGACGTCTTCCCATGGAGATTAGTAACTTAAAATCTCTTGTCACACTTAAGTTACCAAGGCTGTTCACAGTAGAAACTGGCATGAGTAATCTTATCTCGGCTTTTAATGAGAATGTATGTCAGCGTCAAGATTACTTGCCTCAACCAAGGCTGCTTCCATCTTCAAGGTTACTACATGGCTTGGTCCCAAGATTGTATGCTCTAGTATCTTTGTCCCTCTGCAATGCATCCTTGATGCATATACCTGAAGAGATATGTTCCTTGCCTACAGTAATGGTACTGGATCTTAGTAGGAATGGTTTCAGAAAAATCCCTGAGAGTATAAAGCAGCTATGTAAGCTACATAGCCTTAGATTACGACACTGTAGAAACCTCAGATCTCTTCCAGAGCTTCCCCAAAGCCTGAAAATCTTGAACGTGCATGGTTGTGTATCCCTAGAGTCAGTTTCATGGGCGTCTGAGCAGTTTCCTAGTCACTACACCTTTAACAACTGCTTCAATAAGTCTCGAGAAGTGGCTAGAAAACGAGTAGCGAAAGGTCTGGCTAAAGTAGCTAGCATCGGCAAAGAACATGAGCAGGAACTCATCAAAGCACTTGCGTTCAGCATTTGCGCTCCTGCGGATGCAAATCAGACATCTTCCTACAATTTGCGGACAGGTTCGTTTGCAGTACTGGAGATAACTTCTTCCCTACGCAACACACTCTTGGGGTTTGCTATATTCGTTGTGGTTACGTTTATGGATGATAGTCACAACAATGATGGTCTTGGGGTCAGGTGCATAAGCACATGGAAGAGTAAGAGAAAGGTGATTAGCAAAGTGGAGAAAGTTTTTAGGTGTTGGGGTCCGAGAGAAGCTCCCGAGATTCAAAGGgatcatatgtttgtgtttTACGAGTATGCTGAGATGCATCGAAGTGTGGGTGGTGGTGAAGGAAACGAAAGTAGTGTATTGGCCGATCAAGTAGAGTTTGAGTTTCAAGCAGTAAGTGGGAGAAACAAGGTTTTAGGAGGTAGTTGCATGGTGAGTGAGTGTGATGTTTGTGTGATAACAGCTGCAACTGGTGCGGCGAGCTTGAGTGTGATAAGTGCAAGTAAGGATATGAGTTTAAGTAAGAAGCATTCTCCGAAGCTGTCAAGTCTGCTCGGTAAACTTCGGTTTAGGCGCACTGGGAGGTTTGTTGGTTGTGCTTGCCTAGAGTAA
- the LOC103841081 gene encoding disease resistance protein RPS4B isoform X1 codes for MEEVSSSSKVKVLPLPPQYQVFVNFRGDELRYNFVSHLTSALLRDGVNIFIDTNEEKGKSLNVLFERIEESRIALALFSVRYTESKWCLNELLKMKECMDKGQLLIIPIFYKVQAYEVRFQRGRFGYLFNKLRHVDVDKKKQWSEALNSVADRIGFCFDGKSDENKFIHSIVEKVKQALRKIQLDESKGNSVFLSKNTSLRLGRENNEIYGLKQRLDELEEKFDLDCQETRYLGVVGMPGIGKTTLARELYETWQCKFVSHVLIQDIRRTSKELGLDCLPALLLEELLGVRNSDVKSSQGAYESYKSELLKHKVLVVLDDVSDRKQIEVLLGSCDWIRQGSRIVISTSDKSLIQDVVDYTYVVPQLNHKDGLGHFGRYAFDHHSSKHNNEVIMKLSKEFVHYVRGHPLALKLLGADLNGKDEGYWKTILATLSQSSCPCIRDVLEESYNELSQEHKEIFLDMACFRREDESYVASLLDTSEAAREIKTLINKFMIDVSDGRVEMHDLLYTFAKEICRRAHAQDGKGGHRLWHHQDIIDVLKNIEEGEKVRGIFLNMNEMKREMSLDSCTFEPMLGLRYLKIYSSGCPEQCRPNNKINLPDGLNFPVEEVRYLHWLEFPLKELPPDFNPRNLVDLKLPYSKIERIWSDDKDTSKLKWVNLNHSSNLRVLSGLSKAQNLQRLNLEGCTKMETLPHDMQHMRSLLVLNLNGCTSLNSLPEISLVSLETLILSNCSNLKEFRVISQNLEALYLDGTSVKKLPLDIKILKRLALLNMKGCTKLKEFPDCLDDLKALKELILSDCSKLQQFPANGESIKVLETLRLDATGLTEIPKISSLQCLCLSKNDQIISLPDNISQLYQLKWLDLKYCKSLTSIPKLPPNLQHFDAHGCCSLKTVSNPLACLTTTQQICSTFIFTSCNKLEMSAKKDISSFAQRKCQLLSDAQNCCNVSDLEPLFSTCFPGSELPSWLGHEAVGCMLELRMPPHWRENKLAGLALCAVVSFPNSQVQMKCFSVKCTLKIEVKEGSWIDFSFPVGSLRNQDNVVENTASPEHIFIGYISCSKIFKRLESQHFISPDPTKSTLSSKCSPTKASFKFTVTDGTSEIPGLEVLKCGLRFFIGGESSGDCLKKLEVKDAEQNPSAQKLSDNWTSESDTTTEVAVSPENANSAEQSPETVTTAVTASPEKANSAEFQMEISTTPREGQPRPYIKTSKWVCFACFDSRKHP; via the exons ATGGAGGAGGTCTCTTCCTCTTCCAAAGTCAAGGTACTTCCCTTGCCTCCGCAGTACCAAGTGTTTGTAAACTTCAGGGGAGATGAGTTGCGGTACAACTTTGTTAGCCATCTCACAAGTGCATTGCTCAGAGATGGGGTCAACATCTTCATAGACACGAATGAGGAAAAAGGAAAATCTTTAAATGTGCTTTTCGAGAGGATTGAAGAGTCGAGGATCGCCTTGGCTCTCTTTTCTGTGAGGTACACCGAGTCAAAATGGTGCCTGAACGAACTGCTGAAGATGAAAGAATGCATGGACAAAGGTCAACTCCTCATCATTCCCATCTTTTACAAGGTTCAAGCATACGAAGTTCGGTTTCAGAGGGGACGGTTCGGTTATTTGTTTAACAAGTTGCGCCATGTTGACGTTGACAAGAAGAAGCAGTGGTCTGAAGCTTTGAACTCTGTCGCTGACCGAATAGGCTTCTGCTTCGACGGAAAGAG CGACGAAAACAAGTTCATCCACAGTATCGTCGAAAAGGTTAAGCAAGCGCTGAGAAAAATTCAGTTGGATGAAAGCAAAGGCAACTctgtttttctttcaaaaaacaCTTCGTTGCGCTTAGGAAGAGAAAACAATGAGATTTATGGACTCAAGCAACGCTTGGACGAATTGGAGGAGAAGTTTGATCTTGACTGTCAGGAGACTCGATATTTGGGAGTTGTTGGGATGCCAGGCATTGGTAAAACCACTCTTGCAAGGGAGTTATATGAAACTTGGCAGTGCAAATTCGTAAGTCACGTGTTAATCCAAGATATTCGTAGAACTTCCAAGGAGCTTGGGTTGGATTGCTTGCCTGCATTACTCTTGGAAGAATTACTCGGTGTAAGAAATTCAGACGTAAAATCTTCTCAAGGCGCCTACGAATCCTACAAGAGTGAACTACTCAAACATAAAGTTCTCGTTGTTCTCGACGATGTGAGTGACAGAAAGCAGATAGAGGTTCTTCTGGGGAGTTGCGACTGGATTAGGCAGGGAAGTAGAATTGTCATTTCAACAAGCGACAAGTCACTAATCCAAGATGTTGTCGACTATACTTATGTTGTCCCACAGTTAAACCACAAAGACGGACTAGGTCACTTTGGGCGTTATGCCTTTGACCATCATTCCAGCAAACACAACAATGAAGTCATCATGAAGCTATCAAAAGAGTTTGTGCATTATGTTAGAGGTCATCCGCTAGCTCTTAAGTTGTTGGGCGCAGATCTTAATGGGAAAGACGAGGGCTATTGGAAAACAATACTGGCAACACTCTCCCAAAGTTCCTGCCCGTGTATTCGAGATGTGTTGGAAGAAAGCTATAATGAGTTGAGTCAAGAGCACAAAGAGATATTTCTCGACATGGCTTGTTTTAGAAGGGAAGATGAGAGTTACGTTGCAAGTTTACTGGATACATCTGAAGCCGCAAGAGAAATAAAAACTCTCATAAACAAATTCATGATAGATGTTTCTGATGGGCGAGTAGAGATGCATGATTTACTATATACCTTCGCCAAGGAGATTTGCCGAAGAGCACATGCTCAAGATGGAAAGGGGGGACATAGGTTGTGGCATCACCAAGATATCATTGATGTACTAAAGAACATAGAG GAAGGCGAGAAAGTTAGAGGGATTTTCCTAAACATGAATGAAATGAAGAGGGAGATGAGCTTAGACAGTTGCACCTTTGAACCAATGCTCGGTCTCAGATACCTCAAGATCTATAGCTCAGGCTGTCCTGAGCAATGCAGACCTAACAATAAGATAAACCTCCCTGATGGACTAAACTTTCCTGTGGAAGAGGTTCGGTATCTCCACTGGCTGGAGTTCCCATTGAAAGAACTTCCACCAGATTTCAACCCTCGCAATCTTGTGGACCTTAAGCTTCCTTACAGCAAGATTGAACGAATCTGGAGTGATGATAAG GATACATCAAAATTGAAGTGGGTCAATCTCAACCATTCCAGTAACTTGCGCGTCTTGTCAGGATTATCAAAGGCTCAAAATCTGCAAAGATTGAACCTTGAAGGCTGCACAAAAATGGAAACTTTACCCCATGATATGCAACATATGAGAAGTCTTCTTGTCCTGAACCTGAACGGGTGCACAAGTCTCAACTCTCTTCCGGAAATAAGTTTGGTGTCACTAGAAACTCTCATCCTCAGCAACTGCTCAAACCTGAAGGAATTCCGGGTGATCTCACAAAATCTAGAAGCTCTATACTTGGATGGCACTTCAGTGAAAAAACTCCCTCTGGATATCAAAATACTGAAGAGACTTGCCTTGTTGAATATGAAAGGATGCACGAAGCTGAAGGAATTTCCTGATTGTCTTGATGACTTGAAAGCTCTCAAGGAATTGATACTCTCAGATTGCTCGAAGCTCCAACAATTTCCTGCAAACGGCGAAAGCATCAAGGTTTTAGAGACATTGCGATTGGATGCGACAGGCTTAACTGAGATTCCGAAGATATCCTCCTTACAGTGTTTATGCTTAAGCAAGAATGATCAGATCATCTCCCTTCCAGATAACATCAGTCAACTCTATCAACTAAAATGGTTGGACTTGAAGTATTGCAAGAGTCTTACATCTATTCCAAAGCTTCCACCAAATCTTCAGCACTTTGATGCACATGGCTGTTGCTCACTTAAAACAGTCTCGAATCCACTGGCATGTCTTACGACAACTCAACAGATCTGTTCCACGTTCATATTCACGAGCTGCAACAAACTTGAGATGAGTGCGAAGAAAGATATATCTTCCTTTGCTCAAAGGAAATGCCAGCTGCTTTCAGATGCACAAAACTGCTGCAAT GTTTCggatttggagcctttgttcaGTACTTGCTTTCCTGGAAGTGAACTACCTTCATGGTTAGGTCATGAAGCCGTTGGATGTATGTTAGAGCTCAGAATGCCCCCACATTGGCGCGAAAATAAGCTTGCCGGTCTAGCTTTATGTGCTGTTGTCTCATTTCCAAACTCCCAGGTACAAATGAAGTGTTTTTCGGTGAAATGCACACTGAAGATAGAAGTAAAAGAAGGGTCGTGGATCGACTTTTCTTTCCCAGTTGGAAGTTTGAGAAATCAGGACAATGTTGTAGAGAATACTGCGTCACCAGAGCATATCTTTATTGGTTATATCAGCTGTTCAAAGATCTTTAAACGTCTTGAAAGCCAGCATTTTATCAGCCCTGATCCTACGAAGTCCACTCTATCTAGTAAATGTAGTCCTACCAAGGCCTCCTTTAAATTCACGGTCACAGATGGTACGAGCGAGATACCGGGGCTCGAAGTGCTCAAGTGTGGCTTAAG GTTTTTTATAGGTGGTGAGAGCAGTGGAGATT
- the LOC103841081 gene encoding disease resistance protein RPS4B isoform X2, translated as MEEVSSSSKVKVLPLPPQYQVFVNFRGDELRYNFVSHLTSALLRDGVNIFIDTNEEKGKSLNVLFERIEESRIALALFSVRYTESKWCLNELLKMKECMDKGQLLIIPIFYKVQAYEVRFQRGRFGYLFNKLRHVDVDKKKQWSEALNSVADRIGFCFDGKSDENKFIHSIVEKVKQALRKIQLDESKGNSVFLSKNTSLRLGRENNEIYGLKQRLDELEEKFDLDCQETRYLGVVGMPGIGKTTLARELYETWQCKFVSHVLIQDIRRTSKELGLDCLPALLLEELLGVRNSDVKSSQGAYESYKSELLKHKVLVVLDDVSDRKQIEVLLGSCDWIRQGSRIVISTSDKSLIQDVVDYTYVVPQLNHKDGLGHFGRYAFDHHSSKHNNEVIMKLSKEFVHYVRGHPLALKLLGADLNGKDEGYWKTILATLSQSSCPCIRDVLEESYNELSQEHKEIFLDMACFRREDESYVASLLDTSEAAREIKTLINKFMIDVSDGRVEMHDLLYTFAKEICRRAHAQDGKGGHRLWHHQDIIDVLKNIEEGEKVRGIFLNMNEMKREMSLDSCTFEPMLGLRYLKIYSSGCPEQCRPNNKINLPDGLNFPVEEVRYLHWLEFPLKELPPDFNPRNLVDLKLPYSKIERIWSDDKDTSKLKWVNLNHSSNLRVLSGLSKAQNLQRLNLEGCTKMETLPHDMQHMRSLLVLNLNGCTSLNSLPEISLVSLETLILSNCSNLKEFRVISQNLEALYLDGTSVKKLPLDIKILKRLALLNMKGCTKLKEFPDCLDDLKALKELILSDCSKLQQFPANGESIKVLETLRLDATGLTEIPKISSLQCLCLSKNDQIISLPDNISQLYQLKWLDLKYCKSLTSIPKLPPNLQHFDAHGCCSLKTVSNPLACLTTTQQICSTFIFTSCNKLEMSAKKDISSFAQRKCQLLSDAQNCCNVSDLEPLFSTCFPGSELPSWLGHEAVGCMLELRMPPHWRENKLAGLALCAVVSFPNSQVQMKCFSVKCTLKIEVKEGSWIDFSFPVGSLRNQDNVVENTASPEHIFIGYISCSKIFKRLESQHFISPDPTKSTLSSKCSPTKASFKFTVTDGTSEIPGLEVLKCGLRFFIGGESSGDCLKKLEVKDAEQNPSAQKLSDNWTSESDTTTEVAVSPENANSAEFQMEISTTPREGQPRPYIKTSKWVCFACFDSRKHP; from the exons ATGGAGGAGGTCTCTTCCTCTTCCAAAGTCAAGGTACTTCCCTTGCCTCCGCAGTACCAAGTGTTTGTAAACTTCAGGGGAGATGAGTTGCGGTACAACTTTGTTAGCCATCTCACAAGTGCATTGCTCAGAGATGGGGTCAACATCTTCATAGACACGAATGAGGAAAAAGGAAAATCTTTAAATGTGCTTTTCGAGAGGATTGAAGAGTCGAGGATCGCCTTGGCTCTCTTTTCTGTGAGGTACACCGAGTCAAAATGGTGCCTGAACGAACTGCTGAAGATGAAAGAATGCATGGACAAAGGTCAACTCCTCATCATTCCCATCTTTTACAAGGTTCAAGCATACGAAGTTCGGTTTCAGAGGGGACGGTTCGGTTATTTGTTTAACAAGTTGCGCCATGTTGACGTTGACAAGAAGAAGCAGTGGTCTGAAGCTTTGAACTCTGTCGCTGACCGAATAGGCTTCTGCTTCGACGGAAAGAG CGACGAAAACAAGTTCATCCACAGTATCGTCGAAAAGGTTAAGCAAGCGCTGAGAAAAATTCAGTTGGATGAAAGCAAAGGCAACTctgtttttctttcaaaaaacaCTTCGTTGCGCTTAGGAAGAGAAAACAATGAGATTTATGGACTCAAGCAACGCTTGGACGAATTGGAGGAGAAGTTTGATCTTGACTGTCAGGAGACTCGATATTTGGGAGTTGTTGGGATGCCAGGCATTGGTAAAACCACTCTTGCAAGGGAGTTATATGAAACTTGGCAGTGCAAATTCGTAAGTCACGTGTTAATCCAAGATATTCGTAGAACTTCCAAGGAGCTTGGGTTGGATTGCTTGCCTGCATTACTCTTGGAAGAATTACTCGGTGTAAGAAATTCAGACGTAAAATCTTCTCAAGGCGCCTACGAATCCTACAAGAGTGAACTACTCAAACATAAAGTTCTCGTTGTTCTCGACGATGTGAGTGACAGAAAGCAGATAGAGGTTCTTCTGGGGAGTTGCGACTGGATTAGGCAGGGAAGTAGAATTGTCATTTCAACAAGCGACAAGTCACTAATCCAAGATGTTGTCGACTATACTTATGTTGTCCCACAGTTAAACCACAAAGACGGACTAGGTCACTTTGGGCGTTATGCCTTTGACCATCATTCCAGCAAACACAACAATGAAGTCATCATGAAGCTATCAAAAGAGTTTGTGCATTATGTTAGAGGTCATCCGCTAGCTCTTAAGTTGTTGGGCGCAGATCTTAATGGGAAAGACGAGGGCTATTGGAAAACAATACTGGCAACACTCTCCCAAAGTTCCTGCCCGTGTATTCGAGATGTGTTGGAAGAAAGCTATAATGAGTTGAGTCAAGAGCACAAAGAGATATTTCTCGACATGGCTTGTTTTAGAAGGGAAGATGAGAGTTACGTTGCAAGTTTACTGGATACATCTGAAGCCGCAAGAGAAATAAAAACTCTCATAAACAAATTCATGATAGATGTTTCTGATGGGCGAGTAGAGATGCATGATTTACTATATACCTTCGCCAAGGAGATTTGCCGAAGAGCACATGCTCAAGATGGAAAGGGGGGACATAGGTTGTGGCATCACCAAGATATCATTGATGTACTAAAGAACATAGAG GAAGGCGAGAAAGTTAGAGGGATTTTCCTAAACATGAATGAAATGAAGAGGGAGATGAGCTTAGACAGTTGCACCTTTGAACCAATGCTCGGTCTCAGATACCTCAAGATCTATAGCTCAGGCTGTCCTGAGCAATGCAGACCTAACAATAAGATAAACCTCCCTGATGGACTAAACTTTCCTGTGGAAGAGGTTCGGTATCTCCACTGGCTGGAGTTCCCATTGAAAGAACTTCCACCAGATTTCAACCCTCGCAATCTTGTGGACCTTAAGCTTCCTTACAGCAAGATTGAACGAATCTGGAGTGATGATAAG GATACATCAAAATTGAAGTGGGTCAATCTCAACCATTCCAGTAACTTGCGCGTCTTGTCAGGATTATCAAAGGCTCAAAATCTGCAAAGATTGAACCTTGAAGGCTGCACAAAAATGGAAACTTTACCCCATGATATGCAACATATGAGAAGTCTTCTTGTCCTGAACCTGAACGGGTGCACAAGTCTCAACTCTCTTCCGGAAATAAGTTTGGTGTCACTAGAAACTCTCATCCTCAGCAACTGCTCAAACCTGAAGGAATTCCGGGTGATCTCACAAAATCTAGAAGCTCTATACTTGGATGGCACTTCAGTGAAAAAACTCCCTCTGGATATCAAAATACTGAAGAGACTTGCCTTGTTGAATATGAAAGGATGCACGAAGCTGAAGGAATTTCCTGATTGTCTTGATGACTTGAAAGCTCTCAAGGAATTGATACTCTCAGATTGCTCGAAGCTCCAACAATTTCCTGCAAACGGCGAAAGCATCAAGGTTTTAGAGACATTGCGATTGGATGCGACAGGCTTAACTGAGATTCCGAAGATATCCTCCTTACAGTGTTTATGCTTAAGCAAGAATGATCAGATCATCTCCCTTCCAGATAACATCAGTCAACTCTATCAACTAAAATGGTTGGACTTGAAGTATTGCAAGAGTCTTACATCTATTCCAAAGCTTCCACCAAATCTTCAGCACTTTGATGCACATGGCTGTTGCTCACTTAAAACAGTCTCGAATCCACTGGCATGTCTTACGACAACTCAACAGATCTGTTCCACGTTCATATTCACGAGCTGCAACAAACTTGAGATGAGTGCGAAGAAAGATATATCTTCCTTTGCTCAAAGGAAATGCCAGCTGCTTTCAGATGCACAAAACTGCTGCAAT GTTTCggatttggagcctttgttcaGTACTTGCTTTCCTGGAAGTGAACTACCTTCATGGTTAGGTCATGAAGCCGTTGGATGTATGTTAGAGCTCAGAATGCCCCCACATTGGCGCGAAAATAAGCTTGCCGGTCTAGCTTTATGTGCTGTTGTCTCATTTCCAAACTCCCAGGTACAAATGAAGTGTTTTTCGGTGAAATGCACACTGAAGATAGAAGTAAAAGAAGGGTCGTGGATCGACTTTTCTTTCCCAGTTGGAAGTTTGAGAAATCAGGACAATGTTGTAGAGAATACTGCGTCACCAGAGCATATCTTTATTGGTTATATCAGCTGTTCAAAGATCTTTAAACGTCTTGAAAGCCAGCATTTTATCAGCCCTGATCCTACGAAGTCCACTCTATCTAGTAAATGTAGTCCTACCAAGGCCTCCTTTAAATTCACGGTCACAGATGGTACGAGCGAGATACCGGGGCTCGAAGTGCTCAAGTGTGGCTTAAG GTTTTTTATAGGTGGTGAGAGCAGTGGAGATT